The sequence CGATCGCCCTACCGTTCATGGGGTTCGCCTCAATGATCTCTTCAAGCGTTCTCGCCGCCGCATCGCTGTCGTTCGAGCCCAGCTCGATCTCTGCCTTCAGGTTGAGCAGCGACAAGCGTTGCTCTTCGTCGAGATCGGCACCGAAGCCCTCCATGGCGATACGATTGAGTCGCAAAGCCTCTTCCCAAGCTTGGTTGTCAATGAAGGCCGATATCGCTCGATTGAAGCTCTTGAAACGGCTCGTCTTGTTCTGGGTCGCCTCAAGCGCATCCCGGTAGGCGTCGATGGCGAGGTCAAACATGCTCCGGTTGGCGTAGATGTCCGCGAGCAAGAACAAGCTGTTTTCGTCGCCCTTCCCGAGGCGGCGGGAAATCTCCAAGTTGGCGAGAGCCGCTTCGATACGGTCCTGGGCCAGGGCAATGTTCGCTTGATGCAAGTAAAGTTCGTGGTTCGAGGAATCCTTGGTTATCAGCTCCGAAACCAATCCGGCTGCTTCGCCATAGGAACCCAATTCCATCAAGCAACGAATCTTTCCCAGCTTCCAGTCTTTCGATGCCGGCTGGAAGGCAAGGGCTAGGCTGTAAGCGTTCAAGGCGGAGGAATAGTTGCCTTGGTTCAAATAGCTGTATCCAAGCAATCCGTACGACAAGCCGTCCGCTCCACCAAGCTCCATCCCCTTGATGATAGTTTCGGTCCCCTTCTCGAGTTCTCCGCTTTGCACGTAGGCGATCCCCA comes from Pelagicoccus enzymogenes and encodes:
- a CDS encoding tetratricopeptide repeat protein, which translates into the protein MKLSTSLLGALFLASASLSAQTYPLSENFWSNPEFKDRVMGSYGTHSELEPRLNDEEGQFFKTLIVVLEANLEQGAILLEERVTSESSAALDFMLGTIRMQLGQMDKAVSSYETAIKKFPNFMRAYKNLGIAYVQSGELEKGTETIIKGMELGGADGLSYGLLGYSYLNQGNYSSALNAYSLALAFQPASKDWKLGKIRCLMELGSYGEAAGLVSELITKDSSNHELYLHQANIALAQDRIEAALANLEISRRLGKGDENSLFLLADIYANRSMFDLAIDAYRDALEATQNKTSRFKSFNRAISAFIDNQAWEEALRLNRIAMEGFGADLDEEQRLSLLNLKAEIELGSNDSDAAARTLEEIIEANPMNGRAIVLLAKHSWKNKDYEEAAFLYQRAENIEAVSAQAFLQYGQMLVEQKDYAEAAKKLRRSLDLNYESNVADYLRAVEEAASRS